The following proteins come from a genomic window of Maniola hyperantus chromosome 8, iAphHyp1.2, whole genome shotgun sequence:
- the LOC117984751 gene encoding integrin alpha-9-like isoform X3 translates to MLMCYLLCSVLFVNILFCECSNIFHENSKIFYRPDAPSEYFGYSVILSNQRLIVGAPKARSRLSRRIASGEVFKCPVQDLDLYHNVSCLPIGVGEEIEDRIFARSFGREDLFKDGMWFGATLSAMPNGAVFICAPRWTKPYKNTHLLQNGMCYILSSRMGKEYLPLLDPRSQAFLSDDRRPEYGEFGTNLNYYAYGQAGFSVKVSETGVILGAPGLLQWTGGVVEYRPIDKHFKNSYLSKQTTINPYYTKELGPDDYLGYSVESGIFQRNGTNLIVAGAPRSHFGYGQVLIFEPSIRESSPLNIKYKVVGDQLGSYFGATLCCTDINGDGMVDLLVGAPNYVRKDGILHYDQGAVFVYLTDTQGVNFTLNGASHVSGTEESGARFGSSIADLGDIDGDGFNDIAIGAPWEDEGKGAVYIYRGGKKGLNKQYDQRVVVAESKTFGYSISKGEDLDENNCNDFAVGAYSIGAAYIFRCIPTVHVRVSIRVPDAVNLPVNATNFTALFCVNSTPRTALKRAARLIKSDFTARIAVDTKENRARFEGDTEYDLSITAGNEKCDEQIVVVKPTADLSKPISIKFNLEDNGSLEESKDFPSYGARVSADSVLETSFDIQLRRDCGDDLICKPLLKMFLEPLNMSRVYIPGTDDRLGFKVSVINEAEPSYGAKVHLTLPSPPKRLPSECSLEELVVTCHLPAPLARSESVEWEIELEYTYRDSVAKVLNVVATLEDPLYDESDIGPTSHDKKLSIYIRPEAKFSISGKALPNATIIVTREKLNEASNVTLVHYYEVTNFGPSDWFRFAVQVIFPEKVDRRCAKSTKQVKLEDITRRSVQVFRTRFE, encoded by the exons GTTGATCGTCGGTGCACCAAAAGCACGAAGCAGGTTAAGCCGGAGGATAGCATCAGGAGAAGTGTTCAAGTGTCCCGTACAAGATTTGGATCTTTACCACAATGTCTCTTGCCTGCCTATAGGAGTGGGTGAAGAAA TCGAGGATAGAATCTTCGCGAGGTCCTTCGGGCGTGAAGATCTGTTCAAAGATGGCATGTGGTTTGGAGCCACGCTTAGCGCCATGCCTAATGGAGCTGTGTTC ATCTGTGCACCGCGCTGGACAAAACCGTACAAAAATACGCATTTGTTACAAAACGGAATGTGTTATATACTGTCGTCGAGGATGGGAAAGGAATACCTGCCTTTATTGGATCCCA GAAGTCAAGCCTTCTTGAGCGACGACCGACGACCAGAGTACGGGGAATTTGGTACCAACCTCAATTACTACGCGTATGGTCAAGCCGGATTTTCGGTCAAAGTTTCCGAAACAGGGGTCATCCTCGGCGCACCTGGGCTATTGCAATGGACAG GTGGCGTCGTTGAGTACCGGCCAATCGACAAACACTTCAAGAATTCCTACTTGAGCAAGCAGACAACCATAAATCCCTATTACACCAAAGAATTAGGCCCGGATGActacttag GTTACAGCGTTGAATCTGGTATATTTCAAAGAAACGGAACAAATCTAATCGTGGCTGGGGCACCGAGATCACATTTTGGATATGGTCaa GTACTTATCTTCGAGCCATCAATAAGAGAAAGCAGTCCtctaaacattaaatataaagtGGTGGGCGACCAGCTCGGCTCCTACTTCGGGGCGACGTTGTGCTGTACTGACATCAATGGCGATGGAATGGTTGACCTCTTAGTGGGAGCCCCTAACTACGTGAGGAAGGATGGGATATTGCACTATGACCAAGGGGCTGTGTTTGTTTACTTGACAGATACACAG ggTGTTAACTTTACGTTAAATGGAGCAAGTCATGTATCCGGAACTGAGGAGAGTGGAGCCAGATTTGGTAGTTCTATCGCTGATTTGGGAGACATTGACGGCGATGGATTTaatg ATATTGCCATAGGAGCACCATGGGAAGATGAAGGAAAAGGAGCTGTATACATATACAGGGGTGGTAAGAAAGGTCTAAACAAGCAATATGACCAGAGAGTCGTGGTTGCAGAATCGAAAACCTTTGGCTACTCAATATCAAAAGGAGAAGATCTGGACGAAAATAACTGTAATG ATTTTGCAGTAGGTGCATATAGTATAGGTGCagcttatatatttagatgtatacCTACAGTACATGTGAGGGTTTCTATAAGAGTGCCAGATGCTGTAAATTTACCAGTGAATGCTACTAACTTCACTGCATTGTTTTGTGTCAATTCTACTCCAAGAACTGCTTTAAAACGAGCAGCTAGATTAATAAAATCTG atttCACGGCGAGAATAGCAGTTGATACTAAGGAAAACCGGGCAAGGTTCGAAGGAGATACTGAATACGATTTATCTATAACAGCAGGCAATGAGAAGTGCGATGAACAAATTGTGGTCGTGAAG CCGACGGCCGATTTATCAAAGCCAATTtcgataaaattcaatttggaaGATAATGGGTCTCTCGAAG AAAGTAAAGATTTTCCATCATATGGAGCAAGAGTATCGGCAGACTCAGTTTTAGAGACGTCGTTCGATATTCAACTAAGAAGAGACTGCGGTGATGATCTCATCTGTAAGCCACTGTTGAAAATGTTTTTGGAACCCctaaatatgagtag AGTGTACATACCAGGAACAGATGACAGACTTGGATTTAAAGTCTCCGTAATAAATGAAGCAGAGCCATCGTACGGAGCTAAAGTTCATCTCACACTACCATCGCCGCCTAAAAGACTTCCAAGCGAATGTTCCTTAGAAGAACTGGTAGTAACTTGTCATTTGCCAGCACCATTGGCAAGATCTGAGTCTGTTGAATGGGAGATAGAATTGGAGTATACATATAGAGATAGTGTGGCAAAAGTGTTGAATGTTGTCGCAACACTTGAAGATCCATTATATGATGAGTCAGACATAGGTCCAACGAGCCATGATAAAAAACTTTCGATTTATATTAGACCAGAAGCCAAATTTTCTATTAGTGG GAAAGCATTGCCAAACGCGACCATTATAGTGACGAGGGAAAAATTAAATGAGGCGAGCAACGTGACCCTCGTACATTACTATGAG GTAACCAACTTCGGTCCTTCGGATTGGTTTCGGTTCGCGGTTCAAGTTATTTTTCCTGAAAAG GTTGATCGTCGGTGCGCCAAAAGCACAAAGCAGGTTAAACTGGAGGATATCACCAGGAGAAGTGTTCAAGTGTTCCGTACAAGATTTGAATAG
- the LOC117984751 gene encoding integrin alpha-9-like isoform X2 → MLMCYLLCSVLFVNILFCECSNIFHENSKIFYRPDAPSEYFGYSVILSNQRLIVGAPKARSRLSRRIASGEVFKCPVQDLDLYHNVSCLPIGVGEEIEDRIFARSFGREDLFKDGMWFGATLSAMPNGAVFICAPRWTKPYKNTHLLQNGMCYILSSRMGKEYLPLLDPRSQAFLSDDRRPEYGEFGTNLNYYAYGQAGFSVKVSETGVILGAPGLLQWTGGVVEYRPIDKHFKNSYLSKQTTINPYYTKELGPDDYLGYSVESGIFQRNGTNLIVAGAPRSHFGYGQVLIFEPSIRESSPLNIKYKVVGDQLGSYFGATLCCTDINGDGMVDLLVGAPNYVRKDGILHYDQGAVFVYLTDTQGVNFTLNGASHVSGTEESGARFGSSIADLGDIDGDGFNDIAIGAPWEDEGKGAVYIYRGGKKGLNKQYDQRVVVAESKTFGYSISKGEDLDENNCNDFAVGAYSIGAAYIFRCIPTVHVRVSIRVPDAVNLPVNATNFTALFCVNSTPRTALKRAARLIKSDFTARIAVDTKENRARFEGDTEYDLSITAGNEKCDEQIVVVKPTADLSKPISIKFNLEDNGSLEESKDFPSYGARVSADSVLETSFDIQLRRDCGDDLICKPLLKMFLEPLNMSRVYIPGTDDRLGFKVSVINEAEPSYGAKVHLTLPSPPKRLPSECSLEELVVTCHLPAPLARSESVEWEIELEYTYRDSVAKVLNVVATLEDPLYDESDIGPTSHDKKLSIYIRPEAKFSISGKALPNATIIVTREKLNEASNVTLVHYYEVTNFGPSDWFRFAVQVIFPEKMNLSSQIEGCQLGVGQELECTWDLPAHVSLPVVLPLRFDMGLHGHFLYENNTFNVTTTILLLQEGQNITGSISTILILEPAAPIWPYIVGGVTGFLLLLVMISIFYKFGFFSRNRPGNFKKLEEHETTEDASSSGATDEDARTVATADAAGSSDAEEPSFINETSSLELLAHD, encoded by the exons GTTGATCGTCGGTGCACCAAAAGCACGAAGCAGGTTAAGCCGGAGGATAGCATCAGGAGAAGTGTTCAAGTGTCCCGTACAAGATTTGGATCTTTACCACAATGTCTCTTGCCTGCCTATAGGAGTGGGTGAAGAAA TCGAGGATAGAATCTTCGCGAGGTCCTTCGGGCGTGAAGATCTGTTCAAAGATGGCATGTGGTTTGGAGCCACGCTTAGCGCCATGCCTAATGGAGCTGTGTTC ATCTGTGCACCGCGCTGGACAAAACCGTACAAAAATACGCATTTGTTACAAAACGGAATGTGTTATATACTGTCGTCGAGGATGGGAAAGGAATACCTGCCTTTATTGGATCCCA GAAGTCAAGCCTTCTTGAGCGACGACCGACGACCAGAGTACGGGGAATTTGGTACCAACCTCAATTACTACGCGTATGGTCAAGCCGGATTTTCGGTCAAAGTTTCCGAAACAGGGGTCATCCTCGGCGCACCTGGGCTATTGCAATGGACAG GTGGCGTCGTTGAGTACCGGCCAATCGACAAACACTTCAAGAATTCCTACTTGAGCAAGCAGACAACCATAAATCCCTATTACACCAAAGAATTAGGCCCGGATGActacttag GTTACAGCGTTGAATCTGGTATATTTCAAAGAAACGGAACAAATCTAATCGTGGCTGGGGCACCGAGATCACATTTTGGATATGGTCaa GTACTTATCTTCGAGCCATCAATAAGAGAAAGCAGTCCtctaaacattaaatataaagtGGTGGGCGACCAGCTCGGCTCCTACTTCGGGGCGACGTTGTGCTGTACTGACATCAATGGCGATGGAATGGTTGACCTCTTAGTGGGAGCCCCTAACTACGTGAGGAAGGATGGGATATTGCACTATGACCAAGGGGCTGTGTTTGTTTACTTGACAGATACACAG ggTGTTAACTTTACGTTAAATGGAGCAAGTCATGTATCCGGAACTGAGGAGAGTGGAGCCAGATTTGGTAGTTCTATCGCTGATTTGGGAGACATTGACGGCGATGGATTTaatg ATATTGCCATAGGAGCACCATGGGAAGATGAAGGAAAAGGAGCTGTATACATATACAGGGGTGGTAAGAAAGGTCTAAACAAGCAATATGACCAGAGAGTCGTGGTTGCAGAATCGAAAACCTTTGGCTACTCAATATCAAAAGGAGAAGATCTGGACGAAAATAACTGTAATG ATTTTGCAGTAGGTGCATATAGTATAGGTGCagcttatatatttagatgtatacCTACAGTACATGTGAGGGTTTCTATAAGAGTGCCAGATGCTGTAAATTTACCAGTGAATGCTACTAACTTCACTGCATTGTTTTGTGTCAATTCTACTCCAAGAACTGCTTTAAAACGAGCAGCTAGATTAATAAAATCTG atttCACGGCGAGAATAGCAGTTGATACTAAGGAAAACCGGGCAAGGTTCGAAGGAGATACTGAATACGATTTATCTATAACAGCAGGCAATGAGAAGTGCGATGAACAAATTGTGGTCGTGAAG CCGACGGCCGATTTATCAAAGCCAATTtcgataaaattcaatttggaaGATAATGGGTCTCTCGAAG AAAGTAAAGATTTTCCATCATATGGAGCAAGAGTATCGGCAGACTCAGTTTTAGAGACGTCGTTCGATATTCAACTAAGAAGAGACTGCGGTGATGATCTCATCTGTAAGCCACTGTTGAAAATGTTTTTGGAACCCctaaatatgagtag AGTGTACATACCAGGAACAGATGACAGACTTGGATTTAAAGTCTCCGTAATAAATGAAGCAGAGCCATCGTACGGAGCTAAAGTTCATCTCACACTACCATCGCCGCCTAAAAGACTTCCAAGCGAATGTTCCTTAGAAGAACTGGTAGTAACTTGTCATTTGCCAGCACCATTGGCAAGATCTGAGTCTGTTGAATGGGAGATAGAATTGGAGTATACATATAGAGATAGTGTGGCAAAAGTGTTGAATGTTGTCGCAACACTTGAAGATCCATTATATGATGAGTCAGACATAGGTCCAACGAGCCATGATAAAAAACTTTCGATTTATATTAGACCAGAAGCCAAATTTTCTATTAGTGG GAAAGCATTGCCAAACGCGACCATTATAGTGACGAGGGAAAAATTAAATGAGGCGAGCAACGTGACCCTCGTACATTACTATGAG GTAACCAACTTCGGTCCTTCGGATTGGTTTCGGTTCGCGGTTCAAGTTATTTTTCCTGAAAAG ATGAACTTATCAAGTCAGATCGAAGGATGTCAGTTAGGTGTAGGTCAGGAGCTAGAATGTACCTGGGACTTGCCAGCACATGTTTCCTTGCCCGTCGTTCTACCACTGCGGTTCGAtatgggtttacatg GTCATTTTCTCTATGAGAATAATACTTTCAACGTTACAACAACAATTCTGTTACTTCAGGAAGGACAAAATAT AACTGGATCCATATCTACTATATTAATATTGGAACCGGCAGCTCCTATCTGGCCATATATCGTTGGAGGCGTCACCGGCTTTCTTTTACTGTTAGTTATGATATCAATATTTTACAAA TTTGGATTCTTCTCAAGAAATCGTCCAGGCAACTTCAAGAAGCTCGAAGAACATGAAACGACCGAAGACGcgagttcctctggtgctactGACGAAGACGCCAGGACTGTTGCTACTGCAGACGCGGCCGGCAGCTCTGATGCTGAGGAACCTTCTTTTATCAATGAGACCTCGTCATTGGAATTGTTAGCGCATGACTAA
- the LOC138402646 gene encoding integrin alpha-5-like, with protein sequence MWFGATLSAMPNGALFICAPRWNDINFAQNGMCYMLSARKGQEYLPLSDPKNSYFQSDGSRREYMEFGTNIWYYGDGQAGFSVKASETGVVLGAPGLLEGTGGVVEYRPIYKNFKNSYLSEPIIVNPYYTKELGPDGYLGYSVESGVFQRNGKTLIVAGAPKSHFRYGQVSNKNYLYR encoded by the exons ATGTGGTTTGGAGCCACGCTTAGCGCCATGCCTAATGGAGCTCTGTTT ATCTGTGCACCACGCTGGAACGATATAAATTTTGCTCAAAACGGAATGTGTTACATGCTGTCGGCGAGAAAGGGACAGGAATACCTGCCTTTATCGGATCCCA AAAATAGCTATTTCCAGAGCGACGGTAGTCGACGAGAGTACATGGAATTTGGTACCAATATTTGGTACTACGGTGACGGACAAGCCGGCTTTTCAGTCAAAGCGTCTGAAACTGGCGTTGTCCTCGGCGCACCTGGCCTATTGGAAGGAACAG GTGGCGTTGTTGAGTACCGGCCAATCTACAAAAACTTCAAGAATTCCTACTTGAGCGAGCCGATAATCGTTAATCCATATTACACCAAAGAACTAGGTCCTGATggctacttag GTTACAGCGTTGAATCCGGTGTATTTCAAAGAAATGGAAAAACTCTAATCGTTGCCGGGGCACCGAAATCACATTTTCGATATGGCCAGGTAAGTAACAAAAATTACTTATACAGGTAA